Sequence from the Verrucomicrobiia bacterium genome:
GCAGGAGCTTGGCTCGCCCGGCTACTCGCCGGACGACTGCGCGACTGGCAGATACTTCCCGCCACGCTGGATCAACTTCGAAAGGACCGGGCATGTTTGGAAACCATTCTGGAATGAATCCGCTGGCTGCGCGGAGGCAGTTATTGATCGCCGAAAGCGAACTCAACCGCGCCGGACTGGCCGACGATATGACCACGCTGACGGTGGGTGTTCGCACGCTCATCGCGCGAGCCAAATCCTTCGGTTCGCTTGCCTCGGCAGCCGCTGTGCTCGTGGCGGGCGTCACCGCCTTCCGCCGCGGCAAGTCCAGGAACGCCGAAGCAAAGCCATCATGGTTGCCGAAAATTCTCAAAGGCACAGGGCTGGTCTCAACCCTCTGGCAAGCGTTCCGCCGGCAAGGTGGCAATCAACCAGAATGATAGAAACACACCGGAAAGGCAGAGGTATGCTACGAAGCTTGAAACAACTCTACGGAAACCAACTCGGCGCGTCCGATGGCGACATCGGCTTGGTGCAGGATTTTTATTTTGACGATCATAACTGGGCGATCCGTTATCTGGTCGTGGACACAGGTTCGTGGTTGCCGGGCCGACAGGTGTTGCTTGCGCCTCATGCCCTCGGCCGCCTTGATCAGTCGGAAAAAATCCTGCGCGTGAACCTGACCCGGAAACAGATTCAGGACTGCCCGGTGATTGAGTCCCGCCAGCCGGTGTCGCGCCAATACGAAGCGGAGTATTACCGATACTATGGCTGGCCCTACTACTGGCAGGGTGCCGGCTTGTGGGGCATGAGCGGCTTTCCCGTCTTGGAACTGCCTGTAAAGCCGCTCCCGAGCGAATCAGCCGCCGTATTTGGCCCGCAACTGGAAAGGCCCGAGTCGCATCTGCGGAGCACGCAGGCGATGAACGGTTACCACCTCCGGGCCGGCGAGGAAATCATCGGCCACGTGTGTGACTATATGATGGACGCGCAAAGCTGGGCCATTGGTCAACTCGTCATCCGGACCGGACATCGCCTGACCGGCAAGGAGGTGCTGGTTGAAGTGAAGAACATAAACCGCATCAGCTACGAAGAATCCACTGTTTTTGCCAGTCTGACCAAGGACGGCATTGAGCAAAGTCCTGCACGCTTGCTCACTCCAGTCGGCAATTGAGAATCGGTTGGCAAAGCTGGTGAAGTTGTGGAGACGTCTGCCAGCAATGGACGAGTTTTCAGCAGCCGTGCCTGGAAGACGTTCACATTATGTGGCCTCTATGATCTTACGGCGGGATTCAACTCATCAATAAGACTCCTATCGAATACATGCGGGGGCTTCTCTCCCGGTTCTAGCTGTCCAGGAAGCTGGCACAAGCCATGGATTCTCGGGGCTTCAAGGTGGGGTTTCACCCCATGGCACAAGACGCCGCGTCAAGGCACATTCGGGTGTTGGCCCCGCGCGAAACACGGCAATCGCTTTCTCAAACGCCTTGTCCATGCGGCGCCGGCAATGAACAAGAAAGGCGTAGAACGCGAAGGAATTATTATGTTAAGCAAAGCCAAAACACTGAGGGGTTATTCATTGCAAAATATCGACGGGGAAACCATCGGAAAGGTCAAGGAATTCCACTTCGACGACCGGTATTGGACCGTTCGCTATCTGGTCGCCAACACGGGCCCCCGGCTCACGGGCCGACAGGTGCTGATCTCCCCGCAAGCGCTGATCGCAGTGAATCATGATCATAAAAATATCGTCACCGATTTAACCAAAAAGCAGATCGAGAGCAGTCCTGTCGTGGCCACTGACAAGCCCGTCTCGCGACAGCGTGAGGAAGAGTTGCAATCTCACTATGGCTGGTGGCCCTACTGGAGTATGGGCCCATATGCCGGGCTCGGGCATCCCGTGCCTGACTCACTATCCGAGAGGGCCCAAGCAGGGACACGAGTGGAAGCGAAACCGACGGGCGATCCAACCCTGCGCAGCATGCAGCACGTTAGGGGGTATCGCATTCAGGTCGCGGACGGCGAGATTGGCCACGTCGAGGATTTTCTCATCGATGACGCGACGTGGGCGATTCGCTACCTGCTGGTTGCCACGCGGAACTGGTGGCCCGGAAAGAAGGTCCTGGTTTCACCGCTATGGATCGAGCGCGTGAGTTGGAGCGAGTCGAAAGTTTTCGTAAATCTCTCCCTCGACGCCATCAGGCAGTCGCCCGAATACACGGAGGCAGCTCTCCTGACTCGGGATTACGAGACCAGACTCCATCGCCATTACGACCGCCACGGTTACTGGGTTGCAGAAATGGTGGTTGCGGAGCACACCCTTTGGCAACTCAAGGACGGAACCATCCAGTCGCAGGCTAATCGCGGCCCAGCGAAAGCGACCTTGTTATGAACCATACCAAACTTGGATCAGGCTCTTGGCGGCGGAGCATGCGTTAGAGCTGGAATCTGTACGCGTCAAAGTCACTGCTTTCCGCCGGCACTTTCGGGAAACTTTTCAACCCGATGCGAACATTGTTACAGAAAGCGAAACAGTCAAACTGCTGGCGCGCCGTCAAGCAGGCCCGAACGCGTTGGGCGGAAGTGGATGGCGACCAACGTGCCGCCGCCTTTGCCTATTACCTGCTGTTGTCGCTCCTGCCTTTGACCATTCTGCTCGTGACCGTGGGGTCGCTGTTCGTCGACCGCGAAGTAACGACACAAGCGATCATTAAGTTGGTCAATTACTACATGCCGCTGACCAGCGAACAAGAGAGCGCTGCCGTGGCGGGTATCAGCGAATGGTTGCAAGCGCGCGGCAAGATCAGCCTCGCCGCACTGCCGCTGTTGGTCTGGGGCGCGCTGAAATTCCTGCGCACGCTGATTCGGACCACGAATCGCATCTGGCATTCGAAGACTTACAACTGGTGGCGCTTGCCGTTGCAAAGCGTCGGCTTGTTCGGCATCACAGCCAGCGCGGTGATGATCGGCGTCTTGCTGCCCGGGGTGGCGCAGCTGGTCCGGGACTGGTTCACGGCTCCTCTCCAATTTCCCGAGTGGACGTTTACCCTGATGTTCAAGTTCGTCCCGTGGCTCGTGCTGTTCTATGGCTTGATCATGATCTACCGGCTGGCGCCCAGCAGGGCCACCCGGTTTTCCGAAGTCTGGCTCGGTTCGCTGGGTGCGACCGGATTGATCTGGCTTGCCGAAGGGCTATTCCTGGTTTACGCGACACACTTTGCGCACCTAAACCTGCTCTACGGTGCACTCGGCGGCATCGTGGCATTCCTGCTCTGGCTGTATCTCTCAAGCTGCGTTGGCGTGTTCGGCATTTGCTTTCGTGCAGCGCGGGGGGAGGTTCGAGGGAGTTTACTGGCAGCGCCAGGACCAATGAGACCTTCTCAGGGCCGCCTTGAGGGACCGATCCATCTCCAAGTTGCCGCCGATTTTTCAATGGCTGTCGGGCAACAGGTTTCCCCACATTCATCACTTAACGCCGCGGATTCCCAATTACACCCTTGACGGCGCCACCAAGGCGGAGCCTTTGTTTCAAAAGGTGCCGGCGATCACGCAGTTCGCTAGCCTGAAATCCTTCACCTCCCGCCTCTGGGATGAGAAGCCGCATCATCTGGCTGGCCTCGGTCATCTTCGAAATCTTCAGCGGATGACACCCAATTGACCGGCCTCTTCCCTCACTAAATTGCGGGTGAAGCAGGGCCTCCAAAACACCACACCCGCCCTCCTCATTGCTTCACCAACCGGCGCACGACACCCTTGAGCGTCAGACCCTGGGCTAGAATGGAAAAGATGACCACGATGTAGGTCACGGCCAGCACGATTTCTCGTTCGTTCCCGGCAGGGAGTGACAACGCCAACGCAACGGAAATGCCGCCGCGTAGTCCGCCCCACGTCATGATGGTGACGGCGCCGGGTGTGAAATCACGACAGCGACGGATGACGGTCAAGGGCAGGACCACACTCACCCAACGCGCCAGCAGAATGGCCGGAACGGCGATCAGTCCCGCGAGAAGCAAATCACGCGTGAAGGCCAGCACCAGAATTTCCAGGCCGATCAGCACGAAGAGTAATGCATTCAGGATTTCATCAATCAATTCCCAGAAAGCATCGAGATTTTTGCGCGTGATGTCACTCATGGCAAACTGCCGCCCGTGATTGCCGATGAACAATCCCGCGACCACGACGGCGATGGGGCCGCTGACGTGAATCGCGGCGGCTAACGCATAACCACCCATCACCAAGGCCAGGGTCAGCATCACCTCCACCCGATAATTATCCACACTTTTCAACAGGCGATAGGCAATCCACCCGATGAGGAAGCCGAAGATTGCTCCACCCACAGCCTCTTCGAGAAACAGCAGTCCGATGTGTCCCGCCGAAGCGTGCTGGCCGCTTACGGCGATTTCCCGAAGGACAATGAATGCCACCACGCCAATGCCGTCGTTGAACAGAGATTCCCCGGCGATCTGAACTTCCAGACTGCGCGGCACTTTAGCCTCTTTCAAAATCCCGATCACCGCGACCGGATCGGTTGGCGATATCAACGCGCCGAAGAGCAGGCACCAGACGTAGCTCAGTTTGAACCCGAGCCACCCCAACGCAAACCAAACAAGCGTGCCGAACACGAACATCGAGATGAGCACGCCCACGATGGCAAGCGTGGCGATGACGCTTCGGTGTTCGGCCAGATCCGTTAGGTTAATATGCAGGGCACCCGCGAACAGGAGAAAACAAAGCATGCCCTGCATCAGCGTGTTGTCGAAATCAATTTGCCCGAGCAAATGCTCGGCTGCCTGATGGATTCGCGGCGCAAAATGTCCGGCACCAATCAATCCAAGCGAGACAAGGAGCGCAATCAGCATCACCCCAATCGTCGCCGGCAGCTTGAAGTAGCGGAAGTTCAGATAGCTGAAGATCGCCGTCAACGAGATGAGGATCGCGGTGATTTGAAACACGGTCACTGGCATAAGCCTAGAGCCGTCTCTGCGAAAAGGAAAGCAACGCAGACCCGGCTTTCGCCCCCGGAAGCTTAACTCCACGAACCTGAACCGCACGCGGGGTGAACGCCCCATGGCAAACGGTTATCATCGTGACAAGAACACGAAGACATGCCTGCGCATTGACCACGGGTTTGTCGTCCACCGTGTCATAGACCGTGGGCGTCTTGAGATGGGGCGCTCAATTGAGTGAGGCTGACCGGGAACTCTTGCGCGGGTTGAACAAACCCGTGACCGAAGAGGAGAGGCAGCGCGCTTGCATTTCGGCGGCAGAGGCGGTGCAGTGGGCGGAAGAGCATCTATTCGACCGCAACTCGGTCGTGCAGGAGTGCCAGGTGTGGCAGGAAGCGCTGGGCCGGGCGCGCGGAGAAGATTTCTCGCTGGCCGAACTCAAGCAGCTCACGGAGCGACGCGGTTACATCCGGGATGCGGATCGTCCCGGTGAATTGACCAAGCGCGACGTGCTATTGCGCGAGTGGGAGATTGTTCAGACCGCCAAGGAAGGTGTCGGCGACTGTTGGCCGCTCGTGCCGAGTCCGCAGCCTGCCAACCCAAAGCTCGATGATGAGCAGCGCAAGGGGCTTGATGGGTTGCTTGGCTCAACGAATCTGGTTTCTGTCTTTCGCGGTGGTGCGGGCACGGGAAAAAGCTTCGTGCTGCATGAGTTGGTCCGGCAAATCCAACAATCAGGACGGCCGGTGACCGTTCTAGCGCCGCAGCGTCAGCAAGTGGTGGATATGGAAAAGGCAGGGTTTCCGTCACCGGCGACGGTGGCGAGTTTTCTCACCAAGGCTGAATTGCCGGAACGAGCCGTGATCGTGGTCGATGAGGCTGGCCAGATTGGCGGTCGGCAAATGCTGGCGTTACTCCGACTCGCCAAGGAGCGAAATGCACGGGTCATTCTCTCCGGCGACACCCGGCAGCATGGTGCGGTGGAAGCATCGGATGCGTTGCTCGCCATCGAGCGTCATGCCGGGGTGAAGCCAGTGGAGTTGCACAAGATTCGTCGCCAAGACCCCGGCCTCGCTCGCGACAATAGCGAACGCGCCAGCATCAAGCGGTATCGGAGCGCCGTTGAAGCAGCGGCAGCCGGACGATTGGCGGAGTCCTTCAAACGCCTCGATCAAATGGGCGCGCTCGTCGGTTGCGGCCTGGGCGAACAGGCCGAAAAGCTCGCCGATGAATACGTTCGACTCGCAAAGCAAAGCGCTTCGGCGGTCGTGGTGTCACAGACCTGGGGCGAAGTGCATCGCGTCAACACGCGCGTGCGCGAGGCGCTCAAGGCGAAGGGATTACTCGGTGCAAGTGATACCACCATTCAAGCGCTCGAACGCGTGGACCTGACCAATGCACAGAAGCGCGACGAACGATTCTATCCGCAAGATGCGGTCATTGTGTTCAATCAGAAGGTGCGCGAAGCCGACGCTGGGGCGAAAGGAAAGCTGTCGGGAATCATCAAAACCGGTCTGCTCGTGGAAGTCGGCGGACGATTCGTCACCGTCTCGAACAAGATGCTCGACCGGATTTCGGTCTGTCAGGCGCGTGAGATTGCCGTTGCGTCTGGCGACCGCCTGCACCTGAAAGCCAACCGGAAGCTGGCATCCGGTGGACGCGTCACGAACGGAGAACTTGTCGCGGTTAAGTCAGTTCGTGGTGATGGCAGCATTGAACTCGCCGATGGCCGTGTGTTAGATGCGAGCTTCCGCGAATTCCTGCCGGGCTACGCCGTCACGTCCTACGGGTCGCAAGGCAAGACGGTGGATTACGTCCTGTTCTCCGATTCCACCATCAAGGCGGCAACGAGCGCGCAGCAATGGTATGTGACCATTTCGCGTGGACGGCGTGGCATCCGCATATTCACACCGGACAAGGAGCAGTTGCGCGAGAACGTGGCTCGCTCCGGCCACAGGCCATTGGCACTCGAACTCGCGGCTGGTCTAGTCCCTCGAAACGGTGTGCGCCTCTGGGATCGGCTGCATGGTTACATGCGGCGCTTTGGTCGTCGTGCCGCCGACAACTTCTGTCGCCTGAAACTTTCTCGTCATCGTCATCAACCCATTGAAACCCATGAGCACAAAAACACCCGAATGTTGGGCGAGCGATCCGAACGCTCGCGCGGTCAAAATCGAAGTATCCGCTGAACAAAGCCTCCTGCTGCCGTTCGATCAATTCGCCTTTGCTGACCTCAAGAACGAGGGTAAGGAGCAGCGCCTCCGTTTGGTTTTCGCCACCCATGAAATCACGCTTCGCGGCCACGCTCTGCGACGTATCGAGACAGCAATGCAGCGGATGGAACTATCCTTCCTAATGGCGCTGGTCGGCAATCAGCGAAATCTCCTCGCGGAAGGTCAGCCGGCAATCGCTGAAATCACCGTGAAAGAGGCCATCGTCGAACACAAGGAAGCGGAGTCCAGACAGTGAACATCAAGCGTCCGTCAAACACCAGGCGGAGACTGTCCCGTAGAGATAATCTGTAATTTCACGAGTTGCTGGTTGAGCACGACCACACCGCCGTCGCTTCTGCGACTCGGAAAAAGAATGCCGCTCGCGTTACCAGTGTGACCGAGTGTGTTGAGGCATTCGACGACGAATTGAGATTTCAAGTATTGCCCTGTGGCTAGTTCGCGGTCTGCGTAAATCGCTTCGCGATATTCCTCTGGAAGTTTGTTCATGTTCCAAACGGGCGTGTCCTGGCCCAAGCACGAATACTCGTATATGGTTGGGCCAGCAGGCGGCCTTTCGGCCAGAGCCACGCCAAAGGACGTTCCATACCAGCTCCCACTCTCACCCTGCGATTTGAAGCTGCCCCCAGCCGTGGAGACGTAGCCAGTCCAATAATTCGCTGGCTCGATTTGCACAACACGGCAAATGCCGCTGCCCGATGGGAGCGTGTCTAACAGACTGTTTCCGCTGGCCTTTAGCCAGCCTGATACGAGATTGAAATAGTTATCCATACTATTCTTTACACGGCCTTTGTCGTTGGGATTGGTCGAAGGAGCATTTTTTGTGAGATATATTTTTTCACAAGTCGCGAAAAAAAGTGTATGCGCTCACGCGCCGAGGAAATATCGGCTTTTTTGAGCATGGCCCGGCTGGGCCTAGCTGAAAAAATAGCCCAGACTGCGAAGACTCGTGTGGTTTGGGTTTCCAACAACGATGTGATCGAGAACTTCGATTTTAAGAAGTTGACCAGCTCGAATGAGGTCACGGGTGATTTTGATGTCGGCCTCGGAAGGAGTCGGCTCACCGCTCGGATGATTGTGCGCGATGATGATTGCAGCGGCGCTCGCCATGATTGCTAAACGAAATACCTCCCTGGGATGACAGAGAATGGTATCCATTGTCCCAATGGACACCAGATAGTGGCCTTTGATGCGCCGACGTGTGTTTAGGATGAACACCACCAGACATTCACATTCAGAATTGAAGTAGGGATGGGTCGCGATATGCGTTCTCCAATAGGCGGCTGCCTGATCCGGGGTCTCGCAAGGTTGCATGGTGTCGGGAGTGGGACATTCCCGAAGTGATACGATTTTCCATTCCTGTGGCCGGGGTGGAAATTTGATGGGTTTGACGATTTTGTTCTGCGGTTGCAGAGCGGTGGTGGGGCATCCGGTGGCGATGAGGTTTTCTGTTGTGTTCATGTTTTGCGTTTCGTTCTGAAGGAGCGGGACTGCTCTCTTCACCACCGGACCGGGAGAGCAGCCCCGCTCCGAACGAAACGCACCCGTGTCTGACTGCGCCGCCGGGCAGCGGAGCATCAGCAACGAAGTGACAGCGGGCGAAAGGATGTTTCGACCGCTGGCGCGAGGTTGCGCGGAGCAACCAGAGGCGCGGGCAGACGCGGGATGAACACGACGGAAAATTTCAGCGGCGGATGCCAGACGGTTGCCAGAGCATTAGTGCCTGAAGTTTGTTACTTGAATGGTGCAAGCCTGGCGATCGCTTGGTGTCACAAAAACAAGGCAGTTTTTGTGACAGGCATTTCCATTGCATCATCCTGGCCTTGCCTCGGTTTGGTGGACAGGTGGTGAATGCATGAGACATCGGTGTTTTGGTTTTAGTTGAGTTGGGTTTCAAAGTCCACAGGGGATTGGTAGCCGGCGGCGCCGCGGCGCAGTGCCGGGCTGACCTCGATTTGGGGACTGGGGCTGTTGCTGATATTCTACGCCCTGAGTCCCGGTCCGGTCCTGAAATACTTCGGGCCTAATCCGCCCAATGCCGTCGCCATGCTGTATGTGCCCCTGATCTACCTTTACGGCAGGGTTCCCGCCGTGCACAACTTCTACGAATGGTATCTCAAGCTTTGGGGCGTGTAGTGGCGCCCTCAACTTGCAACGCCCGGTCGTTAAACACGCAAGTGACGAGCGGTTGACGCCGGCTGCCCTTACTGGTGAGCCCGCAAGCGCGCCTCGGCCAGGTCGATGTCGCGCTGGATGCGGCGCAGGACCTCGTCGCTGATGACGTTCTCATCGCGGAGCTGGAGGATGGTGCGGCGTTCGACCTGAAGCGCCGCGTGGGAGAGCCGTTCAAATTCACTGGAGAACCGCCGCAGGCGGGCGCCGGAGGGCCGGGCCTCGTCGCCCTTCAACTGGAGGATGTGATCTTCGTATTCCACCCGCAGGCGCTGGCGGGCGTCGAGAAAGGCGGGCTCGCTGCCGGCGGTTTCAGTGAGCCGGGCCAGCGCCGCGTGGTTGGCCTTGAGGCGCGCCTCGTGCTCCTCGCGATCTGACGTGCCATCGTCCTCGACGCCAAGGGCACGGATGAGCAGCGGCAGCGTGAGCCCCTGCACCACCAGCGTGGCGATGATGACGATGAAGGTGAGAAACAGAATCAAGTTGCGCTCGATGACCATCAACGGCAGGGCCAGCGCCGCCGCCAGCGAAACCACGCCGCGCATGCCCGTCCAGGCCACGATGGCCACGTTGCGCCAGCTCGGCGCGGGGTCGCGTTCGCGGAGGCGCCGGGACAGAAGCCGTGGGATGTAGGTGGCGGGAAACACCCAGAGCACCCGGATGAGAATAACCGCCACACTGATGATGACGGCGTAACCAACGCGATGCCGCAACGGAATGGCGTCGTGCGACAACGCCGCCATGACCTCGGGCAGTTGCAGGCCGATGAGGATGAAAACGCAGCCGTTCAGGAGGAATTCCACCATTTCCCACACCGGGCCGCCCTGTAATCGCGTTTCGAAGGTGAACAGCTCGGGCACGCGCCGGCCGAGATACAGTCCGGCCGCAACGACGGCGAGCACGCCGGAGACGTGCAGGCGTTCGGCGGCGAGATACGCCACAAACGGCGTCAGCAAGGACACGGTAATCTCGATGGGCGCATCCTCGACGCGTTTGTGAAATTGCGCGCCCAGCCAGCCGATGAGCAGACCCAGCGCGATGCCGCCCAAGCCGACGATGAGAAACTGGCCCCCGGCCTTGGCGAAGGAAAACGAACCCGTCACGATGGCCGCCACGGCAAAGCGATAAGCAACCAGCGCGGTCGCGTCGTTCACGAGGCTTTCGCCTTCCAAAATGGTGACGATGCGCCGGGGAATTTTCAGGCGTTGCGCAATGGCCGTGGCCGCGATGGCGTCCGGCGGGGAAACGATGGCCCCGAGCACAAAGCCGGACGCGAGCCCCAGGTGCATGAATGTGTGGCCGAGCCACGCGACGATGACGGTGGTGAACAGCACCAGCCCGACCGCCAGCAGCGTGATGGGCCGGAGGTTCGCACGGAAGTCCCGCCACGAGGTGAACAGGGCCGCCGGAAACAGCAGCGGCGGCAGGAAGAAGAGAAAGACCAGTTCCGGATCGAGGCGGACCTTCGGCAGGCCGGGAATGAGACCGATGCCCAGCCCGCCAATGACGAACAGGATGGGATAAGGGATGTGGAGTTTGCGCGCCAGCAGCGCCATCACCGCCACGGCGATCAACAAACCCACGAAAATTTCCACGACGCCCGTCATGCGCGCGGGACAATACGGGCGAACGATGAATTTGAAAAGAGACGGAGTGAGACCGGCAAACGACGGGCCGCTATAGCAGTTTCATAAATACTGTAGCCGTCCTGACGGCAGCAGCCCCTCACCCCGTCCCTCTTCCCCATCCGATGGGGAGAGGGTGGCCGAAGGCCGGGTGAGGGGCCGGCGAATAACCCGACGGCTACGACATTATTTAAACCGCTCTAGTCGATGGACGGCCAGCGGGCAGCGGTCACGCGCCGGCGCAGGCCCGCGTAGAGCCCAACCATCAGGACCGTTTCTCCCGCCACGAGCCACCAGAACCACCCGCCGTGCCACGCCCATGCCGTCACGCCCGCCAGCGCCAGCGCCACGAGCATGACGCCGATCATGGCCAGGCCGCGTCCGGCGGATTTGGCCTCCTCGGTGGGCAGGGAGAGCGGCACGGCGCGGCCGCCGAGGCACGGCAGGAGCGCGTAAACCGGCAGGGCAATGATGCCGGGCAGCATGAGTTCGAGCTGGCCCAAATCCCGTTTCACGAGCCACGCCAGCAGGCCGAGCCCGACGAGCACGGGAAACGCCAGCAGGCACAGCACGGCGCGCCGTGCGCCATGACACAACGGCGCCGGGCCCGGCATCGGCGCCACGCGGAACAAATCCGCCGCCTGCCATTGCTGCGAGTATTGCAGCAGGTTCAGCCCGAGCAATGGGACGAGCCCGAGATACGAGCCGGCAAAGGCCGTGGTGAAGCCGCCGCCGCTGCCGCCGCGCCGCGCGAAATCCTGAAAGAGAAACAGCAGCGGCATCACCATGATGGGCGCAATGCCCGGATACACGCGCAGCTTCACGTCGCGGTCGCGGAAGAGATAGGCCGCCGTCAGCCGGAACGCCGCGCGGGACACGGAATCGCGCAGCCACCAGCACAGCGGCGGCCGGTGCAGGAGCACGTCCAGGCCGCGCCGCCGGCCGCGGGAGCGCGGCGCCGCCACGGATTCGTTGAGCGTTTGCAGGCCGGCCCCGTAATCCCGGGCCAGTTGCCCAAACGCCAGCCACAGCGACAGGAGCGTCACCGCCACCGCCAGCGCGGCAAGCAGCCACGAAC
This genomic interval carries:
- a CDS encoding PRC-barrel domain-containing protein, with translation MKQLYGNQLGASDGDIGLVQDFYFDDHNWAIRYLVVDTGSWLPGRQVLLAPHALGRLDQSEKILRVNLTRKQIQDCPVIESRQPVSRQYEAEYYRYYGWPYYWQGAGLWGMSGFPVLELPVKPLPSESAAVFGPQLERPESHLRSTQAMNGYHLRAGEEIIGHVCDYMMDAQSWAIGQLVIRTGHRLTGKEVLVEVKNINRISYEESTVFASLTKDGIEQSPARLLTPVGN
- a CDS encoding PRC-barrel domain-containing protein gives rise to the protein MNKKGVEREGIIMLSKAKTLRGYSLQNIDGETIGKVKEFHFDDRYWTVRYLVANTGPRLTGRQVLISPQALIAVNHDHKNIVTDLTKKQIESSPVVATDKPVSRQREEELQSHYGWWPYWSMGPYAGLGHPVPDSLSERAQAGTRVEAKPTGDPTLRSMQHVRGYRIQVADGEIGHVEDFLIDDATWAIRYLLVATRNWWPGKKVLVSPLWIERVSWSESKVFVNLSLDAIRQSPEYTEAALLTRDYETRLHRHYDRHGYWVAEMVVAEHTLWQLKDGTIQSQANRGPAKATLL
- a CDS encoding YihY/virulence factor BrkB family protein, whose amino-acid sequence is MRTLLQKAKQSNCWRAVKQARTRWAEVDGDQRAAAFAYYLLLSLLPLTILLVTVGSLFVDREVTTQAIIKLVNYYMPLTSEQESAAVAGISEWLQARGKISLAALPLLVWGALKFLRTLIRTTNRIWHSKTYNWWRLPLQSVGLFGITASAVMIGVLLPGVAQLVRDWFTAPLQFPEWTFTLMFKFVPWLVLFYGLIMIYRLAPSRATRFSEVWLGSLGATGLIWLAEGLFLVYATHFAHLNLLYGALGGIVAFLLWLYLSSCVGVFGICFRAARGEVRGSLLAAPGPMRPSQGRLEGPIHLQVAADFSMAVGQQVSPHSSLNAADSQLHP
- a CDS encoding sodium:proton antiporter, yielding MELSFRGRKPGLRCFPFRRDGSRLMPVTVFQITAILISLTAIFSYLNFRYFKLPATIGVMLIALLVSLGLIGAGHFAPRIHQAAEHLLGQIDFDNTLMQGMLCFLLFAGALHINLTDLAEHRSVIATLAIVGVLISMFVFGTLVWFALGWLGFKLSYVWCLLFGALISPTDPVAVIGILKEAKVPRSLEVQIAGESLFNDGIGVVAFIVLREIAVSGQHASAGHIGLLFLEEAVGGAIFGFLIGWIAYRLLKSVDNYRVEVMLTLALVMGGYALAAAIHVSGPIAVVVAGLFIGNHGRQFAMSDITRKNLDAFWELIDEILNALLFVLIGLEILVLAFTRDLLLAGLIAVPAILLARWVSVVLPLTVIRRCRDFTPGAVTIMTWGGLRGGISVALALSLPAGNEREIVLAVTYIVVIFSILAQGLTLKGVVRRLVKQ
- a CDS encoding AAA family ATPase gives rise to the protein MTEEERQRACISAAEAVQWAEEHLFDRNSVVQECQVWQEALGRARGEDFSLAELKQLTERRGYIRDADRPGELTKRDVLLREWEIVQTAKEGVGDCWPLVPSPQPANPKLDDEQRKGLDGLLGSTNLVSVFRGGAGTGKSFVLHELVRQIQQSGRPVTVLAPQRQQVVDMEKAGFPSPATVASFLTKAELPERAVIVVDEAGQIGGRQMLALLRLAKERNARVILSGDTRQHGAVEASDALLAIERHAGVKPVELHKIRRQDPGLARDNSERASIKRYRSAVEAAAAGRLAESFKRLDQMGALVGCGLGEQAEKLADEYVRLAKQSASAVVVSQTWGEVHRVNTRVREALKAKGLLGASDTTIQALERVDLTNAQKRDERFYPQDAVIVFNQKVREADAGAKGKLSGIIKTGLLVEVGGRFVTVSNKMLDRISVCQAREIAVASGDRLHLKANRKLASGGRVTNGELVAVKSVRGDGSIELADGRVLDASFREFLPGYAVTSYGSQGKTVDYVLFSDSTIKAATSAQQWYVTISRGRRGIRIFTPDKEQLRENVARSGHRPLALELAAGLVPRNGVRLWDRLHGYMRRFGRRAADNFCRLKLSRHRHQPIETHEHKNTRMLGERSERSRGQNRSIR
- a CDS encoding JAB domain-containing protein, which produces MNTTENLIATGCPTTALQPQNKIVKPIKFPPRPQEWKIVSLRECPTPDTMQPCETPDQAAAYWRTHIATHPYFNSECECLVVFILNTRRRIKGHYLVSIGTMDTILCHPREVFRLAIMASAAAIIIAHNHPSGEPTPSEADIKITRDLIRAGQLLKIEVLDHIVVGNPNHTSLRSLGYFFS
- a CDS encoding Na+/H+ antiporter, whose product is MTGVVEIFVGLLIAVAVMALLARKLHIPYPILFVIGGLGIGLIPGLPKVRLDPELVFLFFLPPLLFPAALFTSWRDFRANLRPITLLAVGLVLFTTVIVAWLGHTFMHLGLASGFVLGAIVSPPDAIAATAIAQRLKIPRRIVTILEGESLVNDATALVAYRFAVAAIVTGSFSFAKAGGQFLIVGLGGIALGLLIGWLGAQFHKRVEDAPIEITVSLLTPFVAYLAAERLHVSGVLAVVAAGLYLGRRVPELFTFETRLQGGPVWEMVEFLLNGCVFILIGLQLPEVMAALSHDAIPLRHRVGYAVIISVAVILIRVLWVFPATYIPRLLSRRLRERDPAPSWRNVAIVAWTGMRGVVSLAAALALPLMVIERNLILFLTFIVIIATLVVQGLTLPLLIRALGVEDDGTSDREEHEARLKANHAALARLTETAGSEPAFLDARQRLRVEYEDHILQLKGDEARPSGARLRRFSSEFERLSHAALQVERRTILQLRDENVISDEVLRRIQRDIDLAEARLRAHQ